In Microbacterium binotii, one DNA window encodes the following:
- a CDS encoding PaaX family transcriptional regulator C-terminal domain-containing protein: MTSVQSLSREVEATQRAPQRLLLALLGELLERGISRPVRASFYLDVLESAGVAAPTTRAALDRMAVTGLLSRARVGRGVEFALTEQGRAVLEEASERVHSPHPFDPVGSGWTLVTFTVPEDQRTLRHRLRAALAWEGFAAVRDGLWIAPGEVDLVAALGGLKEELPAGAVIAFRARDLAAFPVADAARTAWDLARIRAAHERFATEWNTAETIEAPPLAALTMLVADWLELLRSDPRLPFDYLGEDWPAQRTTEIYRARRAAWSAAAAEALTAAIPGD, encoded by the coding sequence GTGACATCGGTGCAATCCCTCTCGCGAGAGGTCGAAGCGACCCAGCGCGCGCCGCAGCGCCTGCTGCTCGCCCTGCTGGGCGAGCTGCTCGAGCGCGGGATCTCCCGTCCCGTCCGAGCCAGCTTCTATCTCGACGTGCTCGAGAGCGCGGGAGTCGCCGCTCCCACCACGCGGGCCGCCCTGGACCGGATGGCCGTGACCGGGTTGCTCTCGCGCGCACGGGTCGGTCGCGGCGTGGAGTTCGCCCTCACGGAACAGGGGCGCGCGGTGCTGGAAGAGGCGTCCGAGCGCGTGCACTCGCCGCATCCGTTCGACCCGGTGGGCAGCGGATGGACGCTCGTGACCTTCACGGTTCCGGAGGACCAGCGCACGCTCCGCCACCGCCTGCGCGCGGCGCTCGCGTGGGAGGGGTTCGCCGCGGTGCGCGACGGACTCTGGATCGCGCCGGGAGAGGTCGACCTGGTCGCGGCCCTCGGCGGCCTCAAAGAGGAGCTGCCGGCCGGCGCGGTGATCGCGTTCCGCGCCCGGGACCTCGCCGCGTTCCCGGTGGCGGATGCGGCGCGCACCGCATGGGATCTCGCCCGCATCCGTGCCGCGCACGAGCGGTTCGCCACGGAGTGGAACACCGCCGAGACGATCGAGGCCCCGCCGCTGGCGGCGCTGACGATGCTCGTCGCCGACTGGCTGGAGCTGCTGCGCAGCGACCCGCGTCTGCCGTTCGACTACCTCGGCGAGGACTGGCCCGCCCAGCGCACCACGGAGATCTACCGTGCCCGCCGTGCGGCTTGGTCGGCCGCGGCCGCGGAGGCGCTCACCGCCGCCATCCCCGGAGACTGA